A genomic segment from Dasypus novemcinctus isolate mDasNov1 chromosome X, mDasNov1.1.hap2, whole genome shotgun sequence encodes:
- the HMGB3 gene encoding high mobility group protein B3 isoform X2, whose translation MAKGDPKKPKGKMSAYAFFVQTCREEHKKKNPEVPVNFAEFSKKCSERWKTMSGKEKSKFDEMAKADKVRYDREMKDYGPAKGGKKKKDPNAPKRPPSGFFLFCSEFRPKIKSTNPGISIGDVAKKLGEMWNNLSDSEKQPYNNKAAKLKEKYEKDVADYKSKGKFDGAKGPAKVARKKVEEEDEEEEEEEEEEEEEEEDE comes from the exons ATGGCTAAAGGTGACCCCAAGAAACCAAAGGGCAAGATGTCTGCTTATGCCTTCTTTGTACAGACGTGCCGAGAGgaacataagaagaaaaatcccGAGGTCCCTGTCAATTTTGCAGAGTTTTCCAAGAAGTGCTCTGAGAGGTGgaag ACAATGTCTGGTAAGGAGAAGTCGAAATTTGATGAGATGGCAAAGGCAGACAAAGTACGCTATGATCGGGAAATGAAGGATTATGGACCAGCTAAGGGAGGCAAGAAGAAGAAGGATCCTAATGCCCCCAAACGGCCACC GTCTGGATTCTTCCTGTTCTGTTCAGAATTCCGCCCCAAGATCAAATCTACCAACCCTGGCATCTCTATCGGAGACGTGGCCAAAAAGCTGGGTGAGATGTGGAACAACCTGAGTGACAGTGAAAAGCAGCCTTACAACAACAAAGCGGCGAAGCTGAAGGAGAAGTATGAGAAG GATGTCGCCGACTATAAGTCTAAAGGGAAGTTTGATGGCGCAAAGGGTCCTGCTAAAGTTGCCCGGaaaaaggtggaagaggaagatgaagaggaggaggaggaagaagaggaggaggaggaggaggaggaggatgaatAA
- the HMGB3 gene encoding high mobility group protein B3 isoform X1: MELLPKKKKKPFIIQIRMAKGDPKKPKGKMSAYAFFVQTCREEHKKKNPEVPVNFAEFSKKCSERWKTMSGKEKSKFDEMAKADKVRYDREMKDYGPAKGGKKKKDPNAPKRPPSGFFLFCSEFRPKIKSTNPGISIGDVAKKLGEMWNNLSDSEKQPYNNKAAKLKEKYEKDVADYKSKGKFDGAKGPAKVARKKVEEEDEEEEEEEEEEEEEEEDE, from the exons TCAGGATGGCTAAAGGTGACCCCAAGAAACCAAAGGGCAAGATGTCTGCTTATGCCTTCTTTGTACAGACGTGCCGAGAGgaacataagaagaaaaatcccGAGGTCCCTGTCAATTTTGCAGAGTTTTCCAAGAAGTGCTCTGAGAGGTGgaag ACAATGTCTGGTAAGGAGAAGTCGAAATTTGATGAGATGGCAAAGGCAGACAAAGTACGCTATGATCGGGAAATGAAGGATTATGGACCAGCTAAGGGAGGCAAGAAGAAGAAGGATCCTAATGCCCCCAAACGGCCACC GTCTGGATTCTTCCTGTTCTGTTCAGAATTCCGCCCCAAGATCAAATCTACCAACCCTGGCATCTCTATCGGAGACGTGGCCAAAAAGCTGGGTGAGATGTGGAACAACCTGAGTGACAGTGAAAAGCAGCCTTACAACAACAAAGCGGCGAAGCTGAAGGAGAAGTATGAGAAG GATGTCGCCGACTATAAGTCTAAAGGGAAGTTTGATGGCGCAAAGGGTCCTGCTAAAGTTGCCCGGaaaaaggtggaagaggaagatgaagaggaggaggaggaagaagaggaggaggaggaggaggaggaggatgaatAA